CACTCGGATCTACGTGGTTCTTCACAATCCCACAATCCCAGTGTGGTCCACAGACCAGAAGCCTCTAAGATTGTTGTCTGGGGTCGCAGGCCAGGCCGCACTTGGACCAACTCACACCTTTCTTTTCCGACACCAGTCATCGGATGTCCACCAGCGACAGTTTGGTCGCCAGGGGCTGAGTTGTTCTGAACTGAACTCAGCCACTCTAGGAGTAGAGGTACGATGCCAAGAGCTGGGCCGAGACCTCAGAACCTTCTTTTGCCTCTCTAGCCTGAGCAATGAGGTGGTTCACACATGTTCCACCATTGGTAGCAACGTGGAAGAAATTGTTCTTCGGAAGACCCGCTTCCTCATGTGGGACTTAGGGGGCCAGGAGGCTCTGCGCTCCTCCTGGGACACTTACTACTCCAGTACGGAGGTGAGGAGGAAACCAGGTCTGGGAGGTCCAAGAGGTGACTGCATTAATCCCCTTGCTAGTCACTATACTCTCTGAGCTCAGCTTCTACCACCTGGGATGTGACTGACTAACCGCTACTCAAGCTGGGCTGAAAGGGAACAATAAACAATGTGTGAGATACTTAACTGCGTAGCATTTGTAAAGATTTCTGAATCCTAAAGAgcaaaaccattaaaaaaataaaaatttaaatatataaataaaaatataaaagagagaaGGGCGTTGTCAGCAtgtacctttgatcccagcactcaggaggcaggggcaggcaaatctctgtgaggtcaaggccagcccagtctacagagcgagttccaggataggctccaaagctacacagagaaattgtgtCTTGAAAAGTCAATATATATAAGAAAGATTTTCAAATCCTAAAATgagtgtggtggtccatgcctagaatcccaacacttaggggacagagacaggttcGACTGCCTTGGGTTGCATACCAAGATCTTGTctccaaagaataaaatataaggtGATTAAAATGGGTCCAGCCTGGTGCAAGTGGCAGGCTGCACAGTTCCTTTTCCGTGGGACTGGGACTTGGGTAGGGCAGAGGCCTAACCGTCGATAGGAAGCATCTTCACCAAAGAGAAAGCTTGTAGCTCACATCTCGCTCCTGCTGGACAGTTTGTCATCCTTGTGATCGACAGTACAGACCGGAATCGGCTGCTGACCACCCGGGAGGAGCTGTATAAGATGCTGGTCCATGAGGTAATCCCCCTGAACCGGGAAGCTACCGGTGAGACTAGCTATGTGCTCCCAGGCTGGTCGGTGCCCTCAGAACGACGGAGCCCAGAAGCCAGAGTTGCTGGCTCAAAGACAGCTCGCCACCACTCCCTGTGAGACCCTGAGCAGGCTGCTTGGTTTCTAATAAATTGTCTCACTTCTACCAATAAGGAGGACCGTTACATGGGGATGGCGGCTCTTACAAGTTAGATGGGGATGGCGGCTCTTACAAGTTAGATGGGGATGGCGGCTCTTACAAGTTACATGGGGATGGCGGCTCTTACAAGTTACATGGGGATGGCGGCTCTTACAAGGTAGATGGGGATGGCGGCTCTTACAAGGTAGATGGGGATGGCGGCTCTTACAAGTTAGATGGGGATGGAGGCTCTTACAAGTTACATGGGATGGAGGCTCTTACAAGTTACATGGGGATGGAGGCTCTTACAAGTTACATGGGGATGGAGGCTCTTACAAGTTACATGGGGATGGCGGCTCTTACAAGTTACATGGGGATGGCGGCTCTTACAAGTTAGATGGGGATGGCGGCTCTTACATGCAATCTGGACAGCTAAGGCTGATGCCTATGaggttgaagccagcctgggctctacatagagttccaggccagcctgggctacagagtaagagtctgtttgttttgtaagccacaaacaagcaacaacaataacaaaacaatgtCTGAGGTTCTCGTAACCACCCTGAAAGCAGTCGTAAAACATCCCAGGAGCTGATGGGGTTGCTAATGTCGGGGTGGGCCATGGGCGTCTCTTGCTAAGACAGTTGGGCAGGGATCCCAGAGGACTCTTGAGACTGTGGGAGGGAGGCCTGGCTGGCTGACCTGGGTGGGGCTCTTCTGCCCACAGGCGCTTCAAGATGCCTCAGTCCTGATCTTTGCCAACAAGCAGGATGTGAAAGACTCCATGAGCCCAGCAGAGATCTCCCAGTTCCTCACGCTCAGTGCCATCACGGAGCACCCGTGGCATATCCAGGGCTGCTGCGCCCTCACCGGAGAAGGGTCAGTTCCCCACCTTTCCCTGGCCTGGCCCAGCCAATGGGCAGCAGGTTACAGGAAcccctctcctgtctccttccagtcAGGATGTGGCCCACAGTTGACTCCAGGCCCAGTAAGCTGGACACAGGCCCATAACTAAGGCCATGGGAGCCTGCAGAGTCCCTGTGCTCCAAGGTCTTGCTCTAATGGTAAGCACTAAGACTCCCCCCAAACAACAGGGATGGTAGGGACTGAGAAACTCTTCGGAGAAGTGGATACTGTGGCAGAAGGGCCAGGGTAACCGATTTTGTCTAGGTGGTGGGGACAGCTGAAATCCTAGTGAAGAGGGAGAAGCTGTGGAAAGACTTCGGGGGACCGGCCTTCAAGGCGGAAGTCACCGACTCTctgactgtttcttttctttcttttttctttttctttctttttggttttttcgagacagggtttctctgtggctttggagcctgtcctggaactagctccgtagaccaggctggtctcgaactcacagagaaccgcctgcctctgccttccgagtgctgggattaaaggcgtgtgccaccatcgcccagcttctcTGGCTGTTTCTTACTAGTCAAAGGAGGGGGTCACACTTCCTTCTCCCCCAGTTCTGCAGGGAGTGACTGGCATGATTTCTTCATTAAGCTTTTCTGAATGCCTTTGTGCCAAGTACTGTTCTGGgaattagaaaaaattaaaacaaaatagtgGTGAATGAACCAGACAAAACTTCCTGCCTTGGGGCTGGGACGTAGCTGCGCTCGCTTGAAGCCCTCAACTGTTTATTGCAGACTTGTAATACTTGGAcagtagaggccagaggatcagaagttcaaggtcatcctcgacTATCCAGTGAGGGCAAGGCTAGACTGGGCTAAGTACCAAGTCCCCaccacaaaaatcaaaacagagaaagcaagtgAAACACAGGAAGGtggagagcagaaagaaagatTGGGACTTAGTGGGCACACGCCCTTGATCAAATACCTCAGAGTGTGAAGGGCTGGACTTCTCCAAAAGGGCCGTCCAAGAGGCCTGGATATTTCCTTTTATCTCCCCTGTCTAGatacttttttgaaaaaaaagaaaactttaaataagTGAACCCAAGGAACCACAGATTTCTGGCAATATGTTTCTCACCCCATTAGGGACTCTCATCATCTCCCATCTACATTCTCATTCACAGTACTCCCTGGGCCCCACGTGCCCTTCCCTGGAACCCCGCGTGCCGTTCTCTGAGCCCCACGTGCCGTTCCCTGGGCCCCACGTGCCGTTCCCTGGACCCCACGTGCCGTTCCCTGGACCCCACGTGCCGTTCCCTGAGCCCCACGTGCCATTCCCTGGAACCCCGCGTGCCGTTCTCTGAGCCCCACGTGCCGTTCCCTGGTACCCCACGTGCCGTTCCCTGGGCTCCCACGTGCCGTTCCCTGAGCCCCTGCGTGCCGTTCCCTGGGCCCCCCGCGTGCCATTTCCTGGAACCCCATGTGCCGTTCCCTGGGCCAGGCTAAGCTGGGTGATGACAGACATGGCCAAGTTTCCACTTCTGCTCTGGGGCGTTTTTCACCTCATGAGGAGCTTGGCTCTTCCCAAGCCTTTGAGGTCACACTGCTACTGCCCCTAGTGACAAAACAGGACACAGAAGTCTGGCCCAGAGACACTGCTCAGGGGCTCAGGAAGGTGAGTCTCCGAGCTGCCCCAGAGGAACTTCTGGAGTTACCTAGACCTCTGACTCCTTATTTTTGGGAATTCATTTAATGTCCATCCCGTCTGCTAGACTGTGAACCTCGTAGGACTTCTCCCCAGGAGCCCCAGCCCCCAGCACAGCGGTTCTGCTGTGCTCTGGAATTCagctcacttcccttctaccATTAAGTGATTGGATATAACCTTGGCTACCCTCTCAGTCCGTCCCAGGCCGAGGCTTGGAGCTTTCCAGCCCTCATCTTCTGGGAAATGCTGACGGTCTTTCGtgccatcccttcctccctgcagGCTGCCAGCTGGGCTTCAGTGGATGCAATCTCAGACCATGACCAACTGAAGTTGCCGCCTGAGGCCTACcagaagccacatggttaacaccGGTGACACACCCCGTCATTTGCTGGTGGAAGCGGGGTGTCTGGCTATGGACAGAGAGACTGCCACTGGCCCCTCATTTGTCACTGAGGAGCTGGATCAAGGACTTCAAGATGGTGCTGGCAGAGCCATAGATGAAACTGTCCCCGACTCCATCACTGAAGGTGTGAGGAGACACGGGGAACCTGCTGGGTGTGTTGGAGGACCCCCTCCCAGCCTTCACCTTCTGTCTGCCCGGAAAGCAAGAGATGTTTGACACTGGGCCATATTCTTTGGACAAAGGAGATCCCGATAAAGGAGCCAACGGGACCGGGCCAAAACTTGCCTGGTGTGGTGAGATGGATCTGTGGAGGATGGGAGGACAGAACCTTCCGGACAGAGGCAATCCTTCACACTGCAGGAATCGATGccccccatccccctcccctttctgctccctcttggGTGCTAACTCTGACTCCAGCTTTTGGGGTCTAAGTCACCACGTGGAGTCTCTTAGTGTTCTTCCAGTGTGAGTTTTTACTCCTCTCAAATGTCAAGGTTTTCTCCAGGACCTACTTATTTGTCTTTgggtcatgatttttttttttaaacattgcattaaaaatttaaaagtgaagGTATTTAGTAAGTGTCGTTGAAAACGTCTCTCCTCTTATTTCCGTCCGTTCCTAaaactggattttgttttttgcctAAAGGTTTGATGAGATTTACCTTGGAAACGGGGTTGGGGAGCCGGCTGCTTCAACGCTCCTTTTGGTTAGAGAACTTGGCTATGGTTGGCCGGGTTGAAGGGCATTGGTACCCGCTAACCaggactggggtggggggtgggggttctTGGCCCTAGAGTTAGTGGTGATGAGAGGCTTGATAATGATCCACTAAGAAGGGGACCCCAGAGGGAGGAAAAGGCCCCACTGTCCTTTAGAGGTGATGCTAAAGATGGATTGGAGGCCCTTGCTGCCGTTCAGGGATCTAAACAGGATAGCATGTCCCTTTTGCAATCAGGCAGTGGACCTCTAGGTATCTTCAATTTTGTAGTTTCCCTGAGATGTTGTTATGAAAGAAAAACTTGTGAATTCTAGGCATTTCGGTCATACTTTATGTTTTCCTTAGGTTATTTTTGACATAAATGTTCTAAAAACACAGCAGGGACCTAAAAACCTTTTCCATAGAAATTCATTCGGATAAAGCCTTCCTAGCACattgggggtatagctcagtggtagagcatttgactgcagATCAAGAGGTCCCCGGTTCAAATCCGGGTGCCCCCTCGCAGCACGTGGCTGTGCAGCTTCTTTTGCTAAGCTGACCTAACTTGAAACTTTAGAGAGGGGTACTCCCCGAGTCCCCCGTATTTTGCTGACCCTGTGGGCCGACCGCTACCCCGAGGCAGCCGCTCGTGAAACGCGTGGAGTGGGTGGGTGTTACTCAGGTGCCGGTGACCTCGACGGCTGTCCCTCGTCAGGGAGAGCTGAGTGTCTAGGGTCAGGCTGAGGTTGGAGGCAGAAGGTCGGGAGAAGTCGCGTGAACGtgtaggagggagaggagagggcacGCGGAGAAATAGTGGCGGAGCTGCAGAGTGGGACCCCGCCCAGAGGCGCGCCCCGGCCGCCAGGGATCGTCTGTATCTTTCTGGCTACTTTTTCTCGGACTGGTGGAGGACTCTCAGAGCGCCAGGAAACACTTTTTGTTTTCAAGCAAGCAGTCGGCACGTTAGTTCCTTATAATTCCTGAGAACTTCAAACACGATTCTGCCCTTACTTTTAGAGATGCTTTATTGCGCCTGCGCGAGAATCACATTTAGTTGTTACTGGCGCGTGCTTGTCGGCAgagggggtatagctcagtggtagagcatttgactgcagATCAAGAGGTCCCCGGTTCAAATCCGGGTGCcccctgctgtgtgtttttctttttacacatCCAGCATTTATTTAGCTGGCTTCCTTACGTTCCAGGTGTTTTTATGGTAACGTTTCGTTCTCCAACTTCCAGACAGTCGGGAAGCAATGACGGCGGTAGCGCCTCTCAGAATGTGATCACTAGCAACACTTTAGGTCCATGCTAGAAATGAAGATTCCTGTGAAGTAGCCTGAGGTGGGGCTAGAAATGTGTGTTCTGAGGAGAGCTCCAGGCGCACGCCCAAGTTCTAGAGGCTTGCGTTTAGAAACTTGTAAACAATACTTCTTCTAATACTTCCAAGTTGCTGCTATTGCCTGACCCCTAATAAAAGACCTTATAAAATTGCAGCGCGGGCACCAAGCCTGGCGGTGCACGAAGACACCAGACCCAGGTTGGAGGTCCGTCATGGGACGCTCTAGAGGCTCTCCGTGGCGCCTGCGCCGGCGGAAAGAGACCGGAGAGCTGCAAAACGCTAACCCGCTGGCTCCTCACAAGTCCACTGGGTGGCGGTAGGAGGCCGCAGCTGGAAAAGACAGCCAATTCGGTTCTCCCCGTCCCCCGCCCCGGGCTGTCCAGGGAGAATTCAGGTTAGGATTTGAGGATTCTTCAGGTTAGGATTTAGGAATGCTGTGGTCCGCTTGGTGGGGCTCACACCAGTAATCCTCTCAGTAACCAGAAACAGGAGGCTTggtcctgagttcgaggccaatctggtctaaaATGCGattccctgtctggaaaaaaacagcAGTAACAACCAAAAACTTCTGCTGCAGCGCTTGCCTTGGCCCCTAGTATTCCACAAAGGGTTGAGGTCGGAGAGAGGCAGCCTCTGGACTCTTGGAACAGCAAGAGAG
The Microtus pennsylvanicus isolate mMicPen1 chromosome 11, mMicPen1.hap1, whole genome shotgun sequence genome window above contains:
- the Arl5c gene encoding putative ADP-ribosylation factor-like protein 5C isoform X3 — translated: MGQLIAKLMRIFGSQEHKVIIVGLDNAGKTTILHQFLSNEVVHTCSTIGSNVEEIVLRKTRFLMWDLGGQEALRSSWDTYYSSTEFVILVIDSTDRNRLLTTREELYKMLVHEALQDASVLIFANKQDVKDSMSPAEISQFLTLSAITEHPWHIQGCCALTGEGLPAGLQWMQSQTMTN
- the Arl5c gene encoding putative ADP-ribosylation factor-like protein 5C isoform X1 — encoded protein: MVLTRIYVVLHNPTIPVWSTDQKPLRLLSGVAGQAALGPTHTFLFRHQSSDVHQRQFGRQGLSCSELNSATLGVEVRCQELGRDLRTFFCLSSLSNEVVHTCSTIGSNVEEIVLRKTRFLMWDLGGQEALRSSWDTYYSSTEFVILVIDSTDRNRLLTTREELYKMLVHEALQDASVLIFANKQDVKDSMSPAEISQFLTLSAITEHPWHIQGCCALTGEGLPAGLQWMQSQTMTN
- the Arl5c gene encoding putative ADP-ribosylation factor-like protein 5C isoform X2 — translated: MGSAHFSTFLERFWGPVQGQVKWYSPSPRGMRFPAHPRDGGRGTERRIDTTQKTEILSKWLEHKVIIVGLDNAGKTTILHQFLSNEVVHTCSTIGSNVEEIVLRKTRFLMWDLGGQEALRSSWDTYYSSTEFVILVIDSTDRNRLLTTREELYKMLVHEALQDASVLIFANKQDVKDSMSPAEISQFLTLSAITEHPWHIQGCCALTGEGLPAGLQWMQSQTMTN